Below is a genomic region from Eupeodes corollae chromosome 1, idEupCoro1.1, whole genome shotgun sequence.
tgaacgtctaaagcccatcatcaacaacctgatatgtccttatcagctttagaccaggaaagttcacagtcgatcaaatattcacattacggcagatcctggaaaaagccCAAGAGCACCGaatcgaaacccaccatcttttaatcgattttaaagccgcatatgacagtatctaaagtgacgagctgtatagagaaatgtctagtttcaaaaaaggtttaagacaaggtgatgcgctgtcatgagatttttttaactctgcgtgatgtcaattgggcttttgtgagtattaaggcagaggcggcaaaaatgggtttaatggttaatttgggcaaaacaaagtacattctgtcgtcaagaaaggacctacaacaccaacgccttggtcaaaatgtcaccatcgacagacgtgacTTTAAGGTAGtctgctgtaaacgcagaaaacaacaccagcggtGTCTTCAAACTCAGAATAATTCTTGCTTACCggtgtttctttgggctaagaaagcaattgagtggtaaaaaCGTCTCTCAACTGACCAAAAACCcttatcattcccgtcctgcAATACAGTGCAGAAgaatggaccatgacaaaagcggataaaagcaccttggttcggttcgagagaaaagttcttcgtgtgatttaaggtcccgtatgcatcaaaggggagtagaggagaagatggaacgacgagctgtacgggctgtacagcgacgcgacgtagacttagccagaagggtaaaagtccaacgacttagatggctggtaGAGAActtggaaaccaatgctccagcccggaaagtcttcgaatccacacgcacaggacagcgcagtagaggaagaccgcggatcaggtggcgcgcacaagtggaaagtgacctcacccaacttggagcacgaaactggagacatctagctagagaccgagctagatggagaattttgttgggtgaggccctaaaAAGAACTACTTCATGAATTTAAATAGACTTAAAAGACGTTTTAGTTgtggtttctttttcaaatatgaaaaactatCTCAAAAAACTGTCATCATAGATTGATTTTTAGGTCAGATATGAATAAAGACCATAAAAACCATctggaaaagtgcaatttgattGCCAAAAGAAAAACCTTGCCAACCTTTCTCTATATTATATTTCCGTTGGGTAATcaagtttaattaattaattttccaacGAAATTCCCAGAGACCATAAaagtaagttaattttaataccTATTTTTGCATCAGATAACATAACTACCTGTTCTTAttactatttttcaaatatgacCTATGTAGTAGTTACGTTTGTATGTGCaatatgtatatcaaaaaatgcaaataagttGCAACTTACAATCTAATTTTTCATAGTGACTCTGGGTAAATGCGCATGCAGTATCTGAGAGGAATTGTGTACATTAATTTAATCAGTTACGTATATTTATATACAGGAAtaggtattttgtatttaaattatcttACTCTCGATTAAAGTTCTTTGTCGGttctattttatgtatttttaaattgctttttacCAGAACAGAGGACTCTATATTATTTGCTTTCTCATAAAGtctaatgtaaataaaagattatttagttaattgaaagtttctttttgataataaatatatttttattctaagtagtattaatatttttaatcatgGTAAGCTTTTAAATCGCATACTCGTAtcatttccttttaattttaacatttgggcCCTTATTGTGAAAAGCGAATCGAACGCTCGACTGAAAGCgaacgtttttaaaatcattcatttcGTGAATcccatttcaatattcatttcAAAAGCCAACTTTTGGAGAAATTGAACGTCAATATTCACCCATCTTAATTATGCTCTATATTGAATTCCTCAAACGTTCGCTTTAAGTCGAACGTTCGATTCGCTTTTTGTAATAAGGACCTTACTGTCAATTTTGGACTTTTGAATGCAGTTTTCATTTGGGACTTGTATATTTATCTAGGTAGATCCCGACAGATTAGGCTTTTCATTTGATTCATTTTCTTTTGATATCTTCTTGAtatgaatatttgtatttcattttcgaATATTTCGATTCCAACTTCgttcttttttaatatgatgATCACTCAAAACAGTTTCCAGAACGGTAAGAGCGAAATCCACGTCTTCATAACTAACACACATTGGTGGTTTTATACGCATAACCTGAAAAATCAACTTtgatattaatttcattaaaacagtttttttaaaatcaatatacaATAATTTAGACTAGTTAGATaaaaatagtacgtatacgccacagtatTTGTTTGAACATGTATTcccaattttgtatatttttagcatgaaaaaaatattttattaaaaagttttacaattttaatgcaaattaaagattattttttattataaaacaacatTCAGCCTTGAATAAAATAGTGTTACAATTAGAGGAACCTTTTGCTATTAGAATTaatgattatttaaaattattgaggtagtttgataattgtttttttttttttttaaatctcaggCATCTTAAGAAAGTTTATAACCACCAGGAAAACATAGCACTTTCATACACCGAATTATAGAAAggttaaatatgtacataaatttaGAGATTATTTTTGGTTGAAATCAGTTAAAACTTTATCAAGAACTTCCACAGCAAATGCAACGTCAGATTTGTTAACACACATGGGAGGTTTAATGCGAAATATCTGGAAAGTTAGTTTTGGGTTAGTAAACTTGTATGCATAGGATGGATTTTAGTTTTGAGAAATGGAAAAGCAAACTTCGATAAGAAATAAATGCATTCATGAGACTTACGTTTCCATTTATTCCACCACGACCGAATAGAACTCCGAGATCTTTGCAACTCTCCCAGATTTCCAAGATATGTGGAACACTGAGGGGAGTTTTTAACTCACGATCAGACACAAATTCAATGCCAATCATCAGTCCCTTGCCTCGAACATCGCCGATAATGTCGAACTTTTGTTTGAGTTCTTCCAGAGCTTTGAGGAAATAAGTACCGACTTCTAGAGAGTTTTGTTGAAGATTTTCTTCCTTTATAACGTCTAAAACAGCAATACCCACTGCACTGGCAAGTGGATTGCCTCCATAGGTGTTGAAGTGAAGTGCTTGGCCAAGACACTCGGCAATTTTAGGGGTTGTCACCACAGCTGCTAGGGGAAAACCATTTCCAATACCTATGAATGAGAAAatatacacaatttaaaagatttgtacAAACATGTTTTCTTGTATTTTCGTACCCTTAGCCATTGTTACTATGTCCGGAACAATTCCATGTCCCTCGAATCCCCAGAAGTGTTCTCCAGTTCTACCAAATCCACTTTGTACTTCGTCGGCAACAAAGACTCCGCCATTTGCTCGAACCATTTCGGCTGCCTTCTTGATATAGGTCTTGGGGAATTGAACAGTTCCTCCAACACCTTGAATCGATTCGGCAAACATTGCTGCCACTTTTCCTCGAGGTAGTGAAAATTTGAATACTTGTTCGAGCTGCTTATAATACTCGTCTGCCGCTTTGCATCCAGTGTCTGAATTACATTCGCACTTTCTATCAGTTTGGCAAGGCGAGTCCCGACAAGCTGAACCACCCCAAATACCAAGATACGGATCAGGATTCATGACATGATGAATTCCATTGCTAACTCCAGGCAGCGAGAATCTCCAGGTGGAATGAGCTGTCAAGCCCATGGTATACGGGGACATACCATGATAACAATTCTTAAAGGTGAGAATTTCATAATTTCCCGTATGAAGACGAGCCATCAGCATGGCAAGATCATTGGCTTCCGAGCCCGAATTCACGAAATAGACTTGACTTAATTCACCTGGAAGCATATCAGTCAGTCTCTGGGCGTATTCATGGATTTTAGGATGCATATAAATGTTGGTAGTGTGCCAGAGGGTTTTCACTTGGTCCTCGAGGGCTTTATTCACTTTTCtgaaattcaaacaaaagagggatatagaaaagctttttttttggtttaaatgaaGACTTATAATGGTTTGTACTTACGGATGACAATGTCCAACTGAGACAGTTACAATTCCTCCAAACATATCTAAATATCTTTTGCCATCGTGATCGAATAACCATTGCATTTTTCCACTATGAATT
It encodes:
- the LOC129939156 gene encoding alanine--glyoxylate aminotransferase 2, mitochondrial isoform X1 produces the protein MAPRKILDPSKFSQAFRTLSTLNPTTKPAASSSNGMPDCSFIPPAYQGPDYDKITDIRKKHLTPNITSYYKKPLLIHSGKMQWLFDHDGKRYLDMFGGIVTVSVGHCHPKVNKALEDQVKTLWHTTNIYMHPKIHEYAQRLTDMLPGELSQVYFVNSGSEANDLAMLMARLHTGNYEILTFKNCYHGMSPYTMGLTAHSTWRFSLPGVSNGIHHVMNPDPYLGIWGGSACRDSPCQTDRKCECNSDTGCKAADEYYKQLEQVFKFSLPRGKVAAMFAESIQGVGGTVQFPKTYIKKAAEMVRANGGVFVADEVQSGFGRTGEHFWGFEGHGIVPDIVTMAKGIGNGFPLAAVVTTPKIAECLGQALHFNTYGGNPLASAVGIAVLDVIKEENLQQNSLEVGTYFLKALEELKQKFDIIGDVRGKGLMIGIEFVSDRELKTPLSVPHILEIWESCKDLGVLFGRGGINGNVMRIKPPMCVSYEDVDFALTVLETVLSDHHIKKERSWNRNIRK
- the LOC129939156 gene encoding alanine--glyoxylate aminotransferase 2, mitochondrial isoform X2, with protein sequence MAPRKILDPSKFSQAFRTLSTLNPTTKPAASSSNGMPDCSFIPPAYQGPDYDKITDIRKKHLTPNITSYYKKPLLIHSGKMQWLFDHDGKRYLDMFGGIVTVSVGHCHPKVNKALEDQVKTLWHTTNIYMHPKIHEYAQRLTDMLPGELSQVYFVNSGSEANDLAMLMARLHTGNYEILTFKNCYHGMSPYTMGLTAHSTWRFSLPGVSNGIHHVMNPDPYLGIWGGSACRDSPCQTDRKCECNSDTGCKAADEYYKQLEQVFKFSLPRGKVAAMFAESIQGVGGTVQFPKTYIKKAAEMVRANGGVFVADEVQSGFGRTGEHFWGFEGHGIVPDIVTMAKGIGNGFPLAAVVTTPKIAECLGQALHFNTYGGNPLASAVGIAVLDVIKEENLQQNSLEVGTYFLKALEELKQKFDIIGDVRGKGLMIGIEFVSDRELKTPLSVPHILEIWESCKDLGVLFGRGGINGNIFRIKPPMCVNKSDVAFAVEVLDKVLTDFNQK